One genomic window of Cannabis sativa cultivar Pink pepper isolate KNU-18-1 chromosome 2, ASM2916894v1, whole genome shotgun sequence includes the following:
- the LOC133034189 gene encoding uncharacterized protein LOC133034189, protein MEDFVKLPQGKMSVAEYTLEFDRLSKFARDLVPTDFTRKQKYVIKEQTAKDVVTASNPAASGNISKGSDSGNTDHKRKVDASRTSGGNRKFRGNRGGCQGRGSSFRSYLECPKCKKHHQGECRAKTCFQCGMVGHFIRDCPQTKKEEPKKNVTQNPRQRFTMTQADADASPSMVTGQLSINGCSYTVLFDSGATHSYVSSRVIENFDKPCDIYASGFGTHLPSGDLIVSTRWIRSLSFWIEGCELTANLIELQLTYFDIILGMDFLSKYGATIDCKRKMVVFEPDSANPSVFVGKVQGARIPRITLLKAKDLMSRG, encoded by the exons ATGGAAGATTTTGTGAAACTACCCCAGGGGAAGATGTCTGTGGCCGAGTACACTCTGGAGTTTGATCGGCTGTCCAAGTTTGCTAGAGATCTGGTGCCCACAGATTTCACCAGGAAACAGAAATAT GTAATAAAGGAGCAGACTGCAAAGGATGTTGTCACGGCATCGAACCCTGCTGCTAGTGGTAATATAAGTAAAGGGAGTGACAGTGGTAACACTGATCACAAACGAAAGGTTGATGCTTCCAGAACATCAGGGGGTAACAGGAAGtttcggggaaacagaggtggctGCCAGGGCCGCGGATCTTCATTCCGATCTTATCTTGAGTGTCCAAAATGCAAGAAACACCATCAGGGTGAATGTCGGGCCAAGACttgtttccagtgtggcatggtgggccacttcATCAGAGATTGTCCTCAGACTAAGAAAgaggagcctaagaagaatgttaCTCAGAACCCGAGACAACGTTTTACCATGACTCAGGCTGAcgctgatgctagtccgtcaaTGGTGACAGGTCAGTTGTCTATAAATGGTTGTTCTTATACTGTAttgtttgattcgggagctacccACTCTTATGTGTCAAGTAGAGTAATTGAAAATTTTGATAaaccatgtgatatttatgcttcggggtttggtACACATTTACCTTCGGGAGACCTTATAGTATCCACtaggtggattcggtccttgtccTTCTGGATTGAAGGTTGTGAATTAACTGCCAATCTAATAGAATTGCAACTGACTTATTTTgatataatcctgggaatggattttctgtctaagtatgGGGCAACGATTGACTGCAAgcggaagatggtggtgtttgagcctGATAGTGCCAACCCATCAGTGTTTGTgggtaaagttcagggggcacgcatACCAAGAATAACACTTTTGAAAGCTAAGGACCTAATGAGCAGAGGTTAA